Proteins encoded in a region of the Planococcus citri chromosome 1, ihPlaCitr1.1, whole genome shotgun sequence genome:
- the raskol gene encoding ras GTPase-activating protein raskol isoform X9, giving the protein MMAVSLSLPPDCVADLNSLAYYSGSFISTESTSSSGTLRRFSRGFPSCLRGAPSPDEYDGSVFIDTSYEKACRRGSAPTTPVLGNKSLELTPSKIVNFFSKRSFRSNPLKRTKSVTKLERKRTTDGDGNAVSVQPRLRTSRSHESLLSGQCQSAMQSLDLSCGGVEIKPLHPSVLGREHCFQVTLPAGNARYFSCRTADERDKWVHSLKKTIQPDQEHVRRTDNSMKIWLLEAKGIPNKKKYYCELLLDKTLYAKTSTKQKSDLCFWGEHFDFQGLPAVNIVNIHLYREGDKRRKRDKSVLVGTVSIPVHEVSSRYLTERWYPIVMEKACQKESPALRVKCRFQTVDILPVQIYQEFLQYLKTDYKTICEILEPVVSVKAKEDIATSLVHIMQKEGLAKNFLSDIVMMDIKRVEDERLIFRGNSLATKAMEAFLKLTGEKYLKNTLEELVENVLESGFDCEVDPLKVSSAATLTKQQQNLRNAVESTWKKIVESSSAFPIELRECFTMFREQLTQSGRHDISDNLISACIFLRFLCPAILSPSLFNITQEYPNEKGARNLTLVAKTLQTLANFTRFQGKENFMEFMNDFLEREASAMKQFLQSISSPLPNASVVPYADDGLIDLGKQLSILHSLLLECITKVAPAKMKDVDRLDCILQRVGIAMTQPSGLIRPIEISNEPPLHNYHSLQRNIFRYNDPTVCMKGSISTLYSPCNDANTISSLNNKCSSPGAVRAATLPRHVYGHSSAANQLSLHSDEAVTSFSNNHTLNHHFNTSQMHARPGNLMVRNMNGNMGNATRLDDYSDECDLDTHRKGSQVSISTLSNVASSGYQSFAAYSQSSSPVDLSVNSNNSSNSNSSNSNANANVNGNYVSTVANGSPNGNVDSVDSNANITSSNTTNAKNGLPPLAFTNPVYQHRMNRKPRQRSCSSSSDENNAQNGDITSPPRFHPAHRAPRTNPQCNGFARNGAWRVATPSDHKLANRTNYYNNNVPAEIMSPYSENLHHRLSVDSARDATDSSDDERQPNTGRNKLRVRRNIDEVFDDVSPPISAFINEYEQEIERLQSSVDLLKLKLEQAEHQLDGSAGPNSSTSIVDHEEAETDNMKNIIARLISVEEELRREQRKMSDTLTHKQRVIEAQEHQIAVLDAANNRLLSALNQLKERQNNNNNNNNNNNNNNNNKLNTNQRFLEELSELKSSSC; this is encoded by the exons ATACGTCTTACGAAAAGGCATGTCGAAGAGGCAGCGCGCCGACTACTCCTGTATTGGGTAATAAATCCCTGGAGCTTACTCCGTCGAAAATAGTC aattttttctcgaaaagatCGTTCCGATCGAATCCGTTAAAAAGGACAAAAAGCGTTACGAAACTGGAGAGAAAACGAACAACGGACGGCGATGG GAATGCCGTATCGGTACAGCCTCGTCTACGTACATCCAGATCGCACGAGTCTTTATTATCGGGACAGTGTCAAAGCGCAATGCAAAGCTTGGATTTGAGCTGCGGAGGCGTCGAAATAAAACCGCTACATCCTTCTGTTCTGGGCCGAGAGCATTGCTTTCAAGTCACATTGCCGGCCGGAAACGCCAGATATTTTTCTTGTAGAACGGCCGACGAAAGAGATAAATGGGTTCACAG ttTGAAGAAAACCATCCAACCTGACCAAGAACACGTTCGAAGAACTGACAACTCGATGAAAATATGGTTACTAGAAGCCAAAGGCATACCCAACAAGAAAAA ATACTATTGCGAGCTACTTCTGGACAAAACGTTATACGCGAAGACATCGACCAAACAGAAGTCAGACTTGTGTTTTTGGGGCGAACACTTCGATTTCCAAGGTTTACCTGCGGTAAACATAGTCAACATTCATTTGTATCGAGAAGGCGATAAAAGACGTAAACGCGACAAGAGTGTCCTCGTCG GTACGGTGAGCATTCCGGTGCACGAGGTGAGTTCACGATACCTGACCGAAAGATGGTATCCTATCGTTATGGAAAAAGCATGTCAGAAAGAGTCACCAGCGTTAAGAGTGAAATGTCGGTTCCAAACTGTGGACATTTTACCGGTGCAGATTTATCAAGAGTTCCTACAG TATTTGAAAACTGATTATAAAACGATATGCGAAATACTGGAACCTGTGGTCAGCGTTAAAGCTAAAGAAGATATAGCTACTTCTTTGGTACATATAATGCAGAAGGAAGGATTGGCCAAGAATTTTCTATCCGATATCGTCATGATGGATATTAAAAGAGTTG AAGATGAAAGATTGATATTCCGTGGCAACTCGTTGGCAACCAAAGCGATGGAAGCTTTTTTGAAACTAACGGGcgaaaagtatttgaaaaacacGCTGGAAGAGTTGGTGGAAAATGTCCTAGAATCCGGTTTCGATTGCGAAGTTGATCCTTTGAAGGTTTCTTCTGCAGCAACTTTGActaaacaacaacaaaatttgagaaatgcgGTCGAAAGTACTTGGAAGAAGATCGTCGAGTCGAGTTCAGCTTTCCCTAT cgAATTACGCGAATGTTTCACTATGTTCCGCGAACAACTTACTCAATCGGGCAGACACGATATAAGCGATAATTTGATTTCAGCTTgtatatttttacgatttttatgcCCTGCTATTCTATCGCCTAGTCTTTTTAATATTACGCAAG AATACCCTAACGAAAAAGGCGCTCGTAATTTAACTCTGGTCGCCAAAACACTGCAGACTTTGGCGAATTTCACCAGATTTCAAGGCAAAGAGAACTTCATGGAATTCATGAACGATTTCCTTGAACGCGAAGCTTCCGCTATGAAGCAATTCTTGCAGTCAATTTCT AGTCCTTTACCGAACGCTTCGGTTGTACCGTACGCAGATGATGGGTTAATTGATCTCGGCAAACAGCTCAGTATATTGCATTCTCTTCTATTGGAATGTATTACCAAAGTAGCTCCAGCCAAAATGAAAGATGTCGATAGGCTGGATTGCATTTTACAAAGGGTCGGCATTGCAATGACTCAACCAAGTGGACTCATACGTCCGATAGAAATCTCCAACGAACCACCGTTACATAATTATCATTCGCTTCAACGTAACATATTCAG GTATAATGATCCGACAGTCTGCATGAAAGGTAGCATTTCAACGTTGTATTCGCCGTGCAACGATGCGAATACTATATCCAGCCTCAATAACAAATGTTCCTCGCCTGGTGCAGTCAGAGCTGCGACCCTACCAAGACACGTATACGGCCATTCGTCCGCCGCCAATCAATTATCTCTTCATAGCGACGAAGCAGTTACCTCGTTCAGCAATAATCATACACTTAATCATCATTTTAACACTTCGCAAATGCACGCG CGACCAGGGAACTTAATGGTTCGAAACATGAACGGAAATATGGGCAACGCGACACGTCTAGACGACTATTCGGACGAATGCGACTTGGACACACACCGTAAAGGAAGCCAAGTCAGCATTTCAACGCTGTCCAACGTCGCCTCATCCGGGTACCAGAGTTTCGCCGCCTACAGTCAAAGTTCCAGTCCGGTCGACCTTTCAGTAAATTCGAACAATTCGAGCAACAGTAACTCGAGTAACTCGAACGCCAACGCTAACGTGAACGGTAACTACGTATCGACTGTAGCGAACGGCAGCCCGAACGGTAACGTCGATAGCGTCGATTCGAACGCCAACATCACGTCGTCGAATACGACGAATGCGAAAAACGGCCTACCTCCGTTGGCGTTCACCAATCCGGTATACCAGCACAGGATGAACCGTAAACCGCGACAGCGTTCGTGTAGCTCGTCTTCGGATGAGAATAATGCCCAGAATGGCGATATTACTAGTCCACCGAGATTTCATCCGGCTCATCGAGCTCCGCGGACTAATCCTCAGTGTAATGGATTCGCTCGAAATGGAGCTTGGCGAGTGGCCACTCCCTCCGATCATAAATTAGCCAACCGAACgaattattataataataacGTACCTGCTG aaatcaTGTCACCTTACAGCGAAAACTTACACCATAGATTATCCGTCGATTCGGCTCGAGACGCCACCGATTCATCGGACGACGAAAGACAACCGAACACCGGCCGCAATAAGCTAAGGGTACGACGTAACATCGACGAGGTATTCGATGATGTTTCACCACCTATTTCAGCTTTCATAAACgag TATGAACAAGAGATAGAACGACTTCAATCGAGCGtcgatttattgaaattgaaattagaacaAGCAGAACATCAGCTGGACGGTAGCGCCGGACCGAATTCGTCTACTTCGATAGTAGATCACGAAGAAGCTGAAACAgataacatgaaaaatattattgctAG ACTAATCTCAGTCGAAGAAGAATTACGGCGCGAACAGCGTAAAATGTCTGACACATTGACTCACAAACAACGCGTGATCGAAGCACAAGAGCACCAAATCGCCGTCTTAGACGCCGCCAATAATAGACTCCTGAGCGCCCTTAATCAGTTGAAAGAGCGACagaataataataacaacaacaacaataataataataataataataataataaattgaatacCAATCAAAGGTTTCTCGAAGAATTGAGCGAATTGAAAAGTTCCTCCtgttga
- the raskol gene encoding ras GTPase-activating protein raskol isoform X11, whose protein sequence is MNVNDEEETDTSYEKACRRGSAPTTPVLGNKSLELTPSKIVNFFSKRSFRSNPLKRTKSVTKLERKRTTDGDGNAVSVQPRLRTSRSHESLLSGQCQSAMQSLDLSCGGVEIKPLHPSVLGREHCFQVTLPAGNARYFSCRTADERDKWVHSLKKTIQPDQEHVRRTDNSMKIWLLEAKGIPNKKKYYCELLLDKTLYAKTSTKQKSDLCFWGEHFDFQGLPAVNIVNIHLYREGDKRRKRDKSVLVGTVSIPVHEVSSRYLTERWYPIVMEKACQKESPALRVKCRFQTVDILPVQIYQEFLQYLKTDYKTICEILEPVVSVKAKEDIATSLVHIMQKEGLAKNFLSDIVMMDIKRVEDERLIFRGNSLATKAMEAFLKLTGEKYLKNTLEELVENVLESGFDCEVDPLKVSSAATLTKQQQNLRNAVESTWKKIVESSSAFPIELRECFTMFREQLTQSGRHDISDNLISACIFLRFLCPAILSPSLFNITQEYPNEKGARNLTLVAKTLQTLANFTRFQGKENFMEFMNDFLEREASAMKQFLQSISSPLPNASVVPYADDGLIDLGKQLSILHSLLLECITKVAPAKMKDVDRLDCILQRVGIAMTQPSGLIRPIEISNEPPLHNYHSLQRNIFRYNDPTVCMKGSISTLYSPCNDANTISSLNNKCSSPGAVRAATLPRHVYGHSSAANQLSLHSDEAVTSFSNNHTLNHHFNTSQMHARPGNLMVRNMNGNMGNATRLDDYSDECDLDTHRKGSQVSISTLSNVASSGYQSFAAYSQSSSPVDLSVNSNNSSNSNSSNSNANANVNGNYVSTVANGSPNGNVDSVDSNANITSSNTTNAKNGLPPLAFTNPVYQHRMNRKPRQRSCSSSSDENNAQNGDITSPPRFHPAHRAPRTNPQCNGFARNGAWRVATPSDHKLANRTNYYNNNVPAEIMSPYSENLHHRLSVDSARDATDSSDDERQPNTGRNKLRVRRNIDEVFDDVSPPISAFINEYEQEIERLQSSVDLLKLKLEQAEHQLDGSAGPNSSTSIVDHEEAETDNMKNIIARLISVEEELRREQRKMSDTLTHKQRVIEAQEHQIAVLDAANNRLLSALNQLKERQNNNNNNNNNNNNNNNNKLNTNQRFLEELSELKSSSC, encoded by the exons ATACGTCTTACGAAAAGGCATGTCGAAGAGGCAGCGCGCCGACTACTCCTGTATTGGGTAATAAATCCCTGGAGCTTACTCCGTCGAAAATAGTC aattttttctcgaaaagatCGTTCCGATCGAATCCGTTAAAAAGGACAAAAAGCGTTACGAAACTGGAGAGAAAACGAACAACGGACGGCGATGG GAATGCCGTATCGGTACAGCCTCGTCTACGTACATCCAGATCGCACGAGTCTTTATTATCGGGACAGTGTCAAAGCGCAATGCAAAGCTTGGATTTGAGCTGCGGAGGCGTCGAAATAAAACCGCTACATCCTTCTGTTCTGGGCCGAGAGCATTGCTTTCAAGTCACATTGCCGGCCGGAAACGCCAGATATTTTTCTTGTAGAACGGCCGACGAAAGAGATAAATGGGTTCACAG ttTGAAGAAAACCATCCAACCTGACCAAGAACACGTTCGAAGAACTGACAACTCGATGAAAATATGGTTACTAGAAGCCAAAGGCATACCCAACAAGAAAAA ATACTATTGCGAGCTACTTCTGGACAAAACGTTATACGCGAAGACATCGACCAAACAGAAGTCAGACTTGTGTTTTTGGGGCGAACACTTCGATTTCCAAGGTTTACCTGCGGTAAACATAGTCAACATTCATTTGTATCGAGAAGGCGATAAAAGACGTAAACGCGACAAGAGTGTCCTCGTCG GTACGGTGAGCATTCCGGTGCACGAGGTGAGTTCACGATACCTGACCGAAAGATGGTATCCTATCGTTATGGAAAAAGCATGTCAGAAAGAGTCACCAGCGTTAAGAGTGAAATGTCGGTTCCAAACTGTGGACATTTTACCGGTGCAGATTTATCAAGAGTTCCTACAG TATTTGAAAACTGATTATAAAACGATATGCGAAATACTGGAACCTGTGGTCAGCGTTAAAGCTAAAGAAGATATAGCTACTTCTTTGGTACATATAATGCAGAAGGAAGGATTGGCCAAGAATTTTCTATCCGATATCGTCATGATGGATATTAAAAGAGTTG AAGATGAAAGATTGATATTCCGTGGCAACTCGTTGGCAACCAAAGCGATGGAAGCTTTTTTGAAACTAACGGGcgaaaagtatttgaaaaacacGCTGGAAGAGTTGGTGGAAAATGTCCTAGAATCCGGTTTCGATTGCGAAGTTGATCCTTTGAAGGTTTCTTCTGCAGCAACTTTGActaaacaacaacaaaatttgagaaatgcgGTCGAAAGTACTTGGAAGAAGATCGTCGAGTCGAGTTCAGCTTTCCCTAT cgAATTACGCGAATGTTTCACTATGTTCCGCGAACAACTTACTCAATCGGGCAGACACGATATAAGCGATAATTTGATTTCAGCTTgtatatttttacgatttttatgcCCTGCTATTCTATCGCCTAGTCTTTTTAATATTACGCAAG AATACCCTAACGAAAAAGGCGCTCGTAATTTAACTCTGGTCGCCAAAACACTGCAGACTTTGGCGAATTTCACCAGATTTCAAGGCAAAGAGAACTTCATGGAATTCATGAACGATTTCCTTGAACGCGAAGCTTCCGCTATGAAGCAATTCTTGCAGTCAATTTCT AGTCCTTTACCGAACGCTTCGGTTGTACCGTACGCAGATGATGGGTTAATTGATCTCGGCAAACAGCTCAGTATATTGCATTCTCTTCTATTGGAATGTATTACCAAAGTAGCTCCAGCCAAAATGAAAGATGTCGATAGGCTGGATTGCATTTTACAAAGGGTCGGCATTGCAATGACTCAACCAAGTGGACTCATACGTCCGATAGAAATCTCCAACGAACCACCGTTACATAATTATCATTCGCTTCAACGTAACATATTCAG GTATAATGATCCGACAGTCTGCATGAAAGGTAGCATTTCAACGTTGTATTCGCCGTGCAACGATGCGAATACTATATCCAGCCTCAATAACAAATGTTCCTCGCCTGGTGCAGTCAGAGCTGCGACCCTACCAAGACACGTATACGGCCATTCGTCCGCCGCCAATCAATTATCTCTTCATAGCGACGAAGCAGTTACCTCGTTCAGCAATAATCATACACTTAATCATCATTTTAACACTTCGCAAATGCACGCG CGACCAGGGAACTTAATGGTTCGAAACATGAACGGAAATATGGGCAACGCGACACGTCTAGACGACTATTCGGACGAATGCGACTTGGACACACACCGTAAAGGAAGCCAAGTCAGCATTTCAACGCTGTCCAACGTCGCCTCATCCGGGTACCAGAGTTTCGCCGCCTACAGTCAAAGTTCCAGTCCGGTCGACCTTTCAGTAAATTCGAACAATTCGAGCAACAGTAACTCGAGTAACTCGAACGCCAACGCTAACGTGAACGGTAACTACGTATCGACTGTAGCGAACGGCAGCCCGAACGGTAACGTCGATAGCGTCGATTCGAACGCCAACATCACGTCGTCGAATACGACGAATGCGAAAAACGGCCTACCTCCGTTGGCGTTCACCAATCCGGTATACCAGCACAGGATGAACCGTAAACCGCGACAGCGTTCGTGTAGCTCGTCTTCGGATGAGAATAATGCCCAGAATGGCGATATTACTAGTCCACCGAGATTTCATCCGGCTCATCGAGCTCCGCGGACTAATCCTCAGTGTAATGGATTCGCTCGAAATGGAGCTTGGCGAGTGGCCACTCCCTCCGATCATAAATTAGCCAACCGAACgaattattataataataacGTACCTGCTG aaatcaTGTCACCTTACAGCGAAAACTTACACCATAGATTATCCGTCGATTCGGCTCGAGACGCCACCGATTCATCGGACGACGAAAGACAACCGAACACCGGCCGCAATAAGCTAAGGGTACGACGTAACATCGACGAGGTATTCGATGATGTTTCACCACCTATTTCAGCTTTCATAAACgag TATGAACAAGAGATAGAACGACTTCAATCGAGCGtcgatttattgaaattgaaattagaacaAGCAGAACATCAGCTGGACGGTAGCGCCGGACCGAATTCGTCTACTTCGATAGTAGATCACGAAGAAGCTGAAACAgataacatgaaaaatattattgctAG ACTAATCTCAGTCGAAGAAGAATTACGGCGCGAACAGCGTAAAATGTCTGACACATTGACTCACAAACAACGCGTGATCGAAGCACAAGAGCACCAAATCGCCGTCTTAGACGCCGCCAATAATAGACTCCTGAGCGCCCTTAATCAGTTGAAAGAGCGACagaataataataacaacaacaacaataataataataataataataataataaattgaatacCAATCAAAGGTTTCTCGAAGAATTGAGCGAATTGAAAAGTTCCTCCtgttga
- the raskol gene encoding ras GTPase-activating protein raskol isoform X12 — MNNYMDADTSYEKACRRGSAPTTPVLGNKSLELTPSKIVNFFSKRSFRSNPLKRTKSVTKLERKRTTDGDGNAVSVQPRLRTSRSHESLLSGQCQSAMQSLDLSCGGVEIKPLHPSVLGREHCFQVTLPAGNARYFSCRTADERDKWVHSLKKTIQPDQEHVRRTDNSMKIWLLEAKGIPNKKKYYCELLLDKTLYAKTSTKQKSDLCFWGEHFDFQGLPAVNIVNIHLYREGDKRRKRDKSVLVGTVSIPVHEVSSRYLTERWYPIVMEKACQKESPALRVKCRFQTVDILPVQIYQEFLQYLKTDYKTICEILEPVVSVKAKEDIATSLVHIMQKEGLAKNFLSDIVMMDIKRVEDERLIFRGNSLATKAMEAFLKLTGEKYLKNTLEELVENVLESGFDCEVDPLKVSSAATLTKQQQNLRNAVESTWKKIVESSSAFPIELRECFTMFREQLTQSGRHDISDNLISACIFLRFLCPAILSPSLFNITQEYPNEKGARNLTLVAKTLQTLANFTRFQGKENFMEFMNDFLEREASAMKQFLQSISSPLPNASVVPYADDGLIDLGKQLSILHSLLLECITKVAPAKMKDVDRLDCILQRVGIAMTQPSGLIRPIEISNEPPLHNYHSLQRNIFRYNDPTVCMKGSISTLYSPCNDANTISSLNNKCSSPGAVRAATLPRHVYGHSSAANQLSLHSDEAVTSFSNNHTLNHHFNTSQMHARPGNLMVRNMNGNMGNATRLDDYSDECDLDTHRKGSQVSISTLSNVASSGYQSFAAYSQSSSPVDLSVNSNNSSNSNSSNSNANANVNGNYVSTVANGSPNGNVDSVDSNANITSSNTTNAKNGLPPLAFTNPVYQHRMNRKPRQRSCSSSSDENNAQNGDITSPPRFHPAHRAPRTNPQCNGFARNGAWRVATPSDHKLANRTNYYNNNVPAEIMSPYSENLHHRLSVDSARDATDSSDDERQPNTGRNKLRVRRNIDEVFDDVSPPISAFINEYEQEIERLQSSVDLLKLKLEQAEHQLDGSAGPNSSTSIVDHEEAETDNMKNIIARLISVEEELRREQRKMSDTLTHKQRVIEAQEHQIAVLDAANNRLLSALNQLKERQNNNNNNNNNNNNNNNNKLNTNQRFLEELSELKSSSC, encoded by the exons ATACGTCTTACGAAAAGGCATGTCGAAGAGGCAGCGCGCCGACTACTCCTGTATTGGGTAATAAATCCCTGGAGCTTACTCCGTCGAAAATAGTC aattttttctcgaaaagatCGTTCCGATCGAATCCGTTAAAAAGGACAAAAAGCGTTACGAAACTGGAGAGAAAACGAACAACGGACGGCGATGG GAATGCCGTATCGGTACAGCCTCGTCTACGTACATCCAGATCGCACGAGTCTTTATTATCGGGACAGTGTCAAAGCGCAATGCAAAGCTTGGATTTGAGCTGCGGAGGCGTCGAAATAAAACCGCTACATCCTTCTGTTCTGGGCCGAGAGCATTGCTTTCAAGTCACATTGCCGGCCGGAAACGCCAGATATTTTTCTTGTAGAACGGCCGACGAAAGAGATAAATGGGTTCACAG ttTGAAGAAAACCATCCAACCTGACCAAGAACACGTTCGAAGAACTGACAACTCGATGAAAATATGGTTACTAGAAGCCAAAGGCATACCCAACAAGAAAAA ATACTATTGCGAGCTACTTCTGGACAAAACGTTATACGCGAAGACATCGACCAAACAGAAGTCAGACTTGTGTTTTTGGGGCGAACACTTCGATTTCCAAGGTTTACCTGCGGTAAACATAGTCAACATTCATTTGTATCGAGAAGGCGATAAAAGACGTAAACGCGACAAGAGTGTCCTCGTCG GTACGGTGAGCATTCCGGTGCACGAGGTGAGTTCACGATACCTGACCGAAAGATGGTATCCTATCGTTATGGAAAAAGCATGTCAGAAAGAGTCACCAGCGTTAAGAGTGAAATGTCGGTTCCAAACTGTGGACATTTTACCGGTGCAGATTTATCAAGAGTTCCTACAG TATTTGAAAACTGATTATAAAACGATATGCGAAATACTGGAACCTGTGGTCAGCGTTAAAGCTAAAGAAGATATAGCTACTTCTTTGGTACATATAATGCAGAAGGAAGGATTGGCCAAGAATTTTCTATCCGATATCGTCATGATGGATATTAAAAGAGTTG AAGATGAAAGATTGATATTCCGTGGCAACTCGTTGGCAACCAAAGCGATGGAAGCTTTTTTGAAACTAACGGGcgaaaagtatttgaaaaacacGCTGGAAGAGTTGGTGGAAAATGTCCTAGAATCCGGTTTCGATTGCGAAGTTGATCCTTTGAAGGTTTCTTCTGCAGCAACTTTGActaaacaacaacaaaatttgagaaatgcgGTCGAAAGTACTTGGAAGAAGATCGTCGAGTCGAGTTCAGCTTTCCCTAT cgAATTACGCGAATGTTTCACTATGTTCCGCGAACAACTTACTCAATCGGGCAGACACGATATAAGCGATAATTTGATTTCAGCTTgtatatttttacgatttttatgcCCTGCTATTCTATCGCCTAGTCTTTTTAATATTACGCAAG AATACCCTAACGAAAAAGGCGCTCGTAATTTAACTCTGGTCGCCAAAACACTGCAGACTTTGGCGAATTTCACCAGATTTCAAGGCAAAGAGAACTTCATGGAATTCATGAACGATTTCCTTGAACGCGAAGCTTCCGCTATGAAGCAATTCTTGCAGTCAATTTCT AGTCCTTTACCGAACGCTTCGGTTGTACCGTACGCAGATGATGGGTTAATTGATCTCGGCAAACAGCTCAGTATATTGCATTCTCTTCTATTGGAATGTATTACCAAAGTAGCTCCAGCCAAAATGAAAGATGTCGATAGGCTGGATTGCATTTTACAAAGGGTCGGCATTGCAATGACTCAACCAAGTGGACTCATACGTCCGATAGAAATCTCCAACGAACCACCGTTACATAATTATCATTCGCTTCAACGTAACATATTCAG GTATAATGATCCGACAGTCTGCATGAAAGGTAGCATTTCAACGTTGTATTCGCCGTGCAACGATGCGAATACTATATCCAGCCTCAATAACAAATGTTCCTCGCCTGGTGCAGTCAGAGCTGCGACCCTACCAAGACACGTATACGGCCATTCGTCCGCCGCCAATCAATTATCTCTTCATAGCGACGAAGCAGTTACCTCGTTCAGCAATAATCATACACTTAATCATCATTTTAACACTTCGCAAATGCACGCG CGACCAGGGAACTTAATGGTTCGAAACATGAACGGAAATATGGGCAACGCGACACGTCTAGACGACTATTCGGACGAATGCGACTTGGACACACACCGTAAAGGAAGCCAAGTCAGCATTTCAACGCTGTCCAACGTCGCCTCATCCGGGTACCAGAGTTTCGCCGCCTACAGTCAAAGTTCCAGTCCGGTCGACCTTTCAGTAAATTCGAACAATTCGAGCAACAGTAACTCGAGTAACTCGAACGCCAACGCTAACGTGAACGGTAACTACGTATCGACTGTAGCGAACGGCAGCCCGAACGGTAACGTCGATAGCGTCGATTCGAACGCCAACATCACGTCGTCGAATACGACGAATGCGAAAAACGGCCTACCTCCGTTGGCGTTCACCAATCCGGTATACCAGCACAGGATGAACCGTAAACCGCGACAGCGTTCGTGTAGCTCGTCTTCGGATGAGAATAATGCCCAGAATGGCGATATTACTAGTCCACCGAGATTTCATCCGGCTCATCGAGCTCCGCGGACTAATCCTCAGTGTAATGGATTCGCTCGAAATGGAGCTTGGCGAGTGGCCACTCCCTCCGATCATAAATTAGCCAACCGAACgaattattataataataacGTACCTGCTG aaatcaTGTCACCTTACAGCGAAAACTTACACCATAGATTATCCGTCGATTCGGCTCGAGACGCCACCGATTCATCGGACGACGAAAGACAACCGAACACCGGCCGCAATAAGCTAAGGGTACGACGTAACATCGACGAGGTATTCGATGATGTTTCACCACCTATTTCAGCTTTCATAAACgag TATGAACAAGAGATAGAACGACTTCAATCGAGCGtcgatttattgaaattgaaattagaacaAGCAGAACATCAGCTGGACGGTAGCGCCGGACCGAATTCGTCTACTTCGATAGTAGATCACGAAGAAGCTGAAACAgataacatgaaaaatattattgctAG ACTAATCTCAGTCGAAGAAGAATTACGGCGCGAACAGCGTAAAATGTCTGACACATTGACTCACAAACAACGCGTGATCGAAGCACAAGAGCACCAAATCGCCGTCTTAGACGCCGCCAATAATAGACTCCTGAGCGCCCTTAATCAGTTGAAAGAGCGACagaataataataacaacaacaacaataataataataataataataataataaattgaatacCAATCAAAGGTTTCTCGAAGAATTGAGCGAATTGAAAAGTTCCTCCtgttga